One genomic segment of Micromonospora sp. WMMC415 includes these proteins:
- a CDS encoding integrase produces MATLIKDEADTKSASAQLGHSSEEVTDTYYTAKPVQAPDVSEILERLGADRNGCLAPGAPNDAHG; encoded by the coding sequence ATGGCCACCCTCATCAAGGACGAGGCGGACACCAAAAGCGCATCGGCGCAGCTTGGGCACTCCAGCGAGGAGGTCACTGACACCTACTACACCGCCAAGCCCGTTCAAGCCCCGGACGTCTCGGAGATCCTTGAGCGACTCGGTGCCGACCGCAACGGGTGTCTCGCGCCCGGCGCGCCCAACGACGCACATGGATGA
- a CDS encoding NAD(P)-dependent oxidoreductase, with product MTRLDGEWLLTGAAGQIGGILRTGLRPVVPGLRLLDIKPLTAESPNERVYSLDLQDLPGLTEAMAGVQGVIHLAGIADEADFRDLTEVNIVGTYHVFEAARRASVARVIFASSNHVTGYYPTTVPVVPDMPVRPDGFYGVSKVAGEAVARLYADKFGLEVACLRIGSCRPRPTEPRHRHTWLSPRDATAAFVAAMSTPDLTYATFYGVSANQLGWWDREAGRAIGYHPSDRAEDHLGGATWEPATDEVQGGVLATAAYTLDRQRPIRTSAIGPNERNR from the coding sequence ATGACAAGGCTGGACGGCGAGTGGCTGCTCACCGGGGCCGCTGGGCAGATCGGTGGAATTCTGCGTACCGGACTACGCCCCGTCGTGCCGGGCCTGCGGCTGCTTGACATCAAGCCGCTGACCGCCGAGTCGCCAAACGAGCGCGTTTACAGCCTGGACCTGCAGGACCTGCCCGGCCTCACCGAGGCAATGGCCGGCGTCCAAGGCGTCATCCACCTCGCTGGAATAGCCGACGAGGCCGACTTCCGGGACCTCACCGAGGTCAACATCGTCGGTACCTACCACGTGTTCGAGGCGGCCCGGCGGGCAAGCGTTGCGCGCGTCATCTTCGCCAGCAGCAACCATGTCACCGGCTATTACCCTACGACCGTACCGGTGGTTCCGGACATGCCAGTACGCCCCGATGGGTTTTATGGCGTCAGCAAGGTTGCGGGCGAAGCCGTGGCCAGACTCTACGCCGACAAGTTTGGCCTTGAAGTGGCGTGCCTGCGCATCGGAAGTTGCCGGCCTCGTCCCACCGAGCCTCGACACCGCCACACCTGGCTCAGCCCTAGAGACGCAACGGCCGCCTTCGTCGCGGCAATGTCAACCCCCGACCTCACGTACGCGACCTTCTATGGGGTCTCGGCGAACCAGCTGGGATGGTGGGACCGTGAGGCCGGCCGCGCCATCGGCTACCACCCGAGCGACAGGGCCGAGGACCACCTCGGTGGGGCGACCTGGGAGCCAGCCACCGACGAGGTCCAGGGCGGGGTCCTCGCGACCGCTGCCTACACCCTCGACAGACAACGTCCCATCCGCACTAGCGCCATCGGACCCAACGAACGCAATCGATGA
- a CDS encoding methylmalonyl-CoA mutase family protein, whose protein sequence is MIHVTTTTVDSAAVAKTDPAPPPAAFLLQTTQTRELSGAAYAYAREVETREPIVVGVHRFPARTEPLDVSRVNPALEEAQVHSLAALRERRDARAVAAIVDLTAAAQAGDNLMPECIDAIRADATVGEMVARLRSAHGPWTPSTSY, encoded by the coding sequence ATGATCCACGTGACGACGACCACCGTGGATAGTGCCGCTGTGGCGAAGACGGACCCAGCCCCACCGCCGGCGGCTTTCCTCCTACAAACAACCCAGACACGGGAACTGTCCGGTGCCGCCTACGCGTACGCCCGCGAGGTCGAGACTCGTGAGCCGATAGTGGTGGGCGTCCACCGGTTCCCGGCCCGGACCGAGCCGCTCGACGTGTCACGGGTCAACCCCGCGCTGGAGGAGGCCCAGGTGCACTCGCTGGCCGCGCTGCGGGAGCGCCGCGACGCCCGTGCCGTCGCCGCCATCGTCGACCTCACCGCCGCGGCCCAGGCCGGCGACAACCTCATGCCCGAATGTATCGACGCCATTCGCGCAGACGCGACCGTGGGGGAGATGGTCGCCCGGCTCCGCAGTGCCCACGGGCCGTGGACGCCGAGCACCTCCTACTGA
- a CDS encoding DUF1275 family protein, whose translation MATIDSAPRCRLKWAPTRRSSDRQRRWRERMAVVLAVNSGATDAIGFLVLGGAFTSVMTGNLVLLGVAAAGPDAALAMNTGAAIASFILGCSLGTRIAGTPRPDDPVWPPAVTRALAVEAVVLTAYAVGWWVTGAQPSGQLQLALLALNALALGVQSSTVQRFGVPGLSTTYLTGTLTTVIARLTSGHRLRDVAQSVLTLLGLIAGAALGGLLAVRAPMWAPLVQLASLGIVLAAAAAAIQPALDNRNGAACGP comes from the coding sequence GTGGCAACGATCGACAGCGCGCCTCGGTGCCGGCTCAAGTGGGCGCCGACCAGGCGCAGCAGCGACCGGCAGCGTCGGTGGCGGGAGCGGATGGCGGTCGTGCTGGCGGTGAACAGCGGAGCCACCGACGCGATCGGGTTCCTGGTGCTCGGCGGCGCCTTCACCAGCGTGATGACCGGAAACCTCGTCCTGCTCGGGGTCGCCGCGGCCGGGCCCGACGCCGCGCTGGCCATGAACACCGGGGCGGCGATCGCCAGCTTCATCCTCGGCTGCTCGCTCGGCACGCGCATCGCCGGCACCCCGAGACCGGACGACCCGGTGTGGCCACCCGCCGTGACCCGCGCGCTGGCTGTCGAGGCGGTGGTGCTCACCGCGTACGCAGTGGGCTGGTGGGTGACCGGCGCCCAGCCGTCGGGGCAGTTGCAGCTGGCGTTGCTGGCCCTCAACGCGCTCGCGCTCGGCGTCCAGAGCAGCACCGTGCAGCGCTTCGGCGTGCCAGGCCTGTCGACCACCTACCTCACCGGGACGCTGACCACCGTGATCGCCCGACTCACCTCCGGGCACCGGCTGCGCGACGTCGCGCAGAGCGTCCTCACCCTGCTGGGGCTGATCGCGGGCGCGGCGCTGGGCGGGTTGCTCGCGGTACGCGCGCCGATGTGGGCACCCCTCGTGCAACTCGCGTCCCTCGGCATCGTGCTGGCCGCTGCCGCCGCGGCGATCCAGCCGGCGCTCGACAATCGCAATGGCGCAGCCTGTGGGCCGTGA
- a CDS encoding PadR family transcriptional regulator — MSLEHAILVSLLEQPACGYELARRFDRSIGRFWTATHQQIYRVSKRMESDEWITAEEVGQPGLPDKKLWLVTSTGRSALVA, encoded by the coding sequence ATGTCGCTGGAGCACGCCATCCTCGTCTCGCTGCTGGAGCAACCCGCCTGCGGCTACGAGCTGGCCCGACGCTTCGACCGCTCGATCGGCCGTTTCTGGACCGCCACCCACCAGCAGATCTATCGCGTCTCCAAGCGGATGGAGAGCGACGAGTGGATCACCGCTGAGGAGGTCGGCCAGCCCGGGCTGCCGGATAAGAAGCTCTGGTTGGTCACCTCCACCGGGCGGTCCGCCCTGGTCGCGTGA
- a CDS encoding sulfite exporter TauE/SafE family protein: MDAEHLLLTMFSYQLLLVVGIAACVGALVQSSVGFGLGVVAAPVITVADPSLMPASLLVVSTVLPLLTLVREWRHIDFPGLGWALLGRLPGTICGVWLIAAFPGRGMEAVVAMTVLVAVGISLLPVDVPRTRLTLSVAGGVAAVTATTAAIGGPPMALIYQRAGGAKLRATLSAFFVVGAAGSLSMLQLANHLERRSVIGGLLMLPFVAVGFALAAPLRRRLDSGRIRPAVLAIAACAATALLVKALLVKAAT; the protein is encoded by the coding sequence GTGGACGCCGAGCACCTCCTACTGACGATGTTCAGCTACCAACTGCTGCTCGTTGTCGGGATCGCAGCGTGCGTCGGCGCGCTCGTACAGAGCAGTGTGGGCTTCGGCCTGGGCGTCGTGGCGGCACCGGTCATCACCGTCGCCGACCCGTCCCTGATGCCCGCGTCGCTGCTGGTCGTCAGCACGGTGCTGCCGCTGCTGACCCTGGTCAGGGAGTGGAGGCACATCGACTTTCCCGGCCTGGGTTGGGCGCTGCTCGGCCGCCTCCCCGGCACGATTTGCGGAGTCTGGCTGATCGCCGCGTTCCCCGGACGCGGTATGGAGGCCGTGGTCGCCATGACCGTGCTGGTGGCCGTGGGCATCAGCCTGCTTCCCGTGGACGTGCCCCGCACGCGTCTGACCCTCTCCGTCGCGGGCGGCGTCGCCGCAGTCACCGCCACCACAGCTGCCATCGGAGGCCCGCCGATGGCGCTCATTTACCAGCGGGCGGGCGGTGCCAAGCTGCGCGCCACACTTTCGGCGTTCTTCGTAGTCGGCGCGGCCGGCTCACTGAGCATGCTGCAACTGGCCAATCATCTCGAACGGCGCTCGGTCATTGGTGGCCTGCTCATGCTCCCGTTCGTGGCGGTCGGCTTCGCACTGGCGGCCCCGCTGCGTAGGCGCCTCGACTCGGGAAGGATCCGGCCCGCTGTGCTCGCCATCGCCGCATGTGCCGCCACGGCCCTGCTCGTCAAGGCCCTGCTCGTCAAGGCCGCGACATAG